Proteins encoded by one window of Deinococcus fonticola:
- a CDS encoding TatD family hydrolase produces the protein MFDTHTHLDYIDDPASTRAELGLTGMVCIGASLLHARNAVALAEQYGDVWATVGLHPTDTDEDSDDVRAGIEALLGHPRVVGVGESGLDDYWDDTRRTAQLRAFEWQLGLARQSGKPLVIHTRDKAGQDSAHRGVMDVLRHWPDVTVILHCFSGHPEMLRFGLERGAYFGFAGNTTYKNAKEIQDAARAVPLNQLLLETDAPFLAPVPRRGKPNRPGYVRYTLEFIAALRGMDAAELERVTDANARQVYRLDAG, from the coding sequence ATGTTCGATACGCACACTCATCTGGATTACATCGACGACCCGGCCTCCACCCGCGCCGAACTGGGGTTGACGGGCATGGTCTGCATCGGCGCGAGCCTGCTGCACGCGCGAAACGCCGTGGCCCTGGCCGAGCAGTACGGGGACGTGTGGGCCACGGTGGGCCTGCACCCGACCGACACCGACGAGGACAGTGACGATGTGCGCGCCGGCATCGAGGCGCTGCTGGGCCACCCGCGTGTGGTGGGGGTGGGGGAGAGCGGCCTGGACGATTACTGGGACGACACCAGGCGAACCGCGCAGCTCCGCGCGTTCGAGTGGCAACTGGGCCTGGCGCGGCAGTCGGGCAAACCGCTGGTGATTCACACACGCGACAAGGCCGGGCAGGACTCGGCGCACCGGGGCGTCATGGACGTGCTGCGCCACTGGCCCGACGTGACGGTAATCCTGCACTGCTTCAGCGGCCACCCGGAGATGCTGCGCTTTGGCCTGGAGCGCGGTGCTTACTTCGGGTTCGCGGGGAACACCACCTATAAAAACGCCAAAGAAATTCAGGACGCGGCCAGAGCCGTGCCTCTGAATCAACTGCTGCTGGAAACGGACGCGCCCTTCCTGGCCCCGGTTCCCCGGCGCGGCAAACCCAACCGCCCCGGTTACGTGCGCTACACGCTGGAATTCATCGCGGCGCTGCGCGGGATGGACGCGGCCGAACTGGAGCGGGTGACCGACGCGAACGCCCGGCAGGTGTACCGGCTGGACGCAGGGTGA